Proteins found in one Streptomyces sp. NBC_00461 genomic segment:
- a CDS encoding FAD-binding oxidoreductase, giving the protein MASPSKAGAAVAVLREDLVGDVFAPGDPGYDEARTVFNAMIDRHPAVIAQCVDEADVVRSVRFARELDLPVAVRGGGHSVAGMALGDGALVVDLRHMRTVTVDPVAEAVRIAGGATMSELDRACQPHALATTGGRASTTGVGGFVLGGGSGWLDRCCGLAVDNLLGVELVTADGELIHANADDNPDLFWALHGGGGNFGIATALTLKLHELPEFSIAFVLYLPEFGQEVTRTYRDVITAGPDEASGAVIYVTGPPEEFVPPHLVGSLLCGALLTYAGAEADLLKLAEPLLALPHESEIVGAMPYADVQCMLDDPPGMRNYWSAEYLTGAPDDLVDAFCASGLAVPVPTGTLHALFPQGGAIGTGPHEYPVPYRDAPWAVHPFGLWEDPADDERCIQWVRDVRAGVQPWSTGAVYLNFIGDEGTDRVVAGLGTENARRLADVKRSYDPDNVFRFNHNIKPS; this is encoded by the coding sequence ATGGCTTCCCCATCGAAGGCGGGCGCGGCCGTCGCCGTGCTGCGCGAGGATCTGGTCGGCGACGTGTTCGCCCCAGGGGATCCGGGCTACGACGAGGCGCGGACCGTGTTCAACGCGATGATCGACCGGCATCCGGCCGTGATCGCGCAGTGCGTGGACGAGGCCGACGTCGTGCGGTCGGTGCGCTTCGCCCGTGAGCTGGACCTGCCGGTCGCGGTACGCGGGGGCGGGCACAGCGTGGCGGGCATGGCCCTGGGCGACGGCGCCCTCGTGGTCGATCTGCGCCACATGCGCACGGTCACCGTCGATCCGGTCGCCGAGGCGGTACGGATCGCGGGCGGGGCCACCATGAGCGAGCTGGACCGGGCCTGCCAGCCCCACGCGCTCGCCACGACCGGCGGCCGCGCGTCCACGACCGGTGTCGGCGGCTTCGTTCTGGGCGGTGGCTCGGGCTGGCTGGACCGCTGCTGCGGACTCGCCGTCGACAACCTCCTCGGCGTCGAACTGGTCACCGCGGACGGCGAGCTGATCCATGCGAACGCCGACGACAACCCCGATCTGTTCTGGGCCCTGCACGGTGGTGGCGGCAACTTCGGCATCGCCACCGCGCTCACCCTGAAACTGCATGAACTGCCCGAGTTCTCCATCGCGTTCGTGCTGTATCTGCCGGAGTTCGGGCAGGAGGTCACGCGCACCTACCGGGATGTGATCACGGCCGGCCCGGACGAGGCGAGCGGCGCCGTCATCTACGTCACCGGCCCGCCCGAGGAGTTCGTCCCGCCGCACCTGGTCGGCTCGCTGCTGTGCGGGGCGCTGCTGACCTACGCCGGCGCCGAGGCGGACCTGCTGAAGCTGGCCGAGCCGCTGCTGGCACTGCCACACGAGTCGGAGATCGTCGGGGCGATGCCGTACGCCGATGTCCAGTGCATGCTCGACGATCCGCCGGGGATGCGGAACTACTGGTCGGCGGAGTATCTGACCGGCGCTCCGGACGACCTGGTGGACGCGTTCTGCGCCAGTGGTCTGGCCGTGCCCGTGCCGACGGGCACGCTGCACGCGCTGTTCCCGCAGGGCGGCGCGATCGGCACCGGCCCGCACGAGTACCCGGTGCCCTACCGGGACGCGCCGTGGGCCGTGCACCCCTTCGGGCTGTGGGAGGACCCGGCGGACGACGAGCGGTGCATCCAGTGGGTCCGGGACGTACGGGCGGGCGTGCAGCCGTGGAGCACGGGCGCGGTCTACCTCAACTTCATCGGGGACGAGGGCACCGACCGGGTCGTGGCGGGCCTCGGCACCGAGAACGCGCGCAGGCTCGCGGACGTGAAGCGGTCGTACGACCCCGACAACGTGTTCCGCTTCAACCACAACATCAAGCCGTCCTGA
- a CDS encoding glycosyltransferase family 4 protein — MSPVSSHSPHGQSSLRTVQVLGGGNAGSSAHVRSLASGLVARGVRVTVCAPDEADRTYDFTGTGAEHVHVPRSSDPGSVAALREACKDADLVHAHGLHASFRAVLALSGRRTPLVVTWHNRAQVEGARAHLLRLLERRVVKAATVVLGTTSDLVDRARRTGARDARLAAVAMPGPRRSAEQEDPERIGSKIRAELGSTGRPLLMAVGSLDRQRGYDTLLDATRTWRCLDPVPLVVIAGEGPLRADLQRRIEDEGLPVRLIGRRDDITDLLAAAELALLPSSWESRSVLAQEALHARVPLVATRVGGIPELVGDAAELVPYGDAEALADAVAGLLGDPERRELLREKGTRQVATWPSEDETVAQVLSVYDELTQHRPFV; from the coding sequence GTGAGCCCCGTGAGCAGCCACTCACCGCACGGCCAGTCGTCGCTGCGCACCGTGCAGGTGCTGGGCGGCGGCAACGCCGGCAGCAGCGCACATGTGCGTTCGCTGGCTTCGGGGCTTGTCGCGCGGGGCGTGCGGGTCACCGTGTGCGCCCCCGACGAGGCCGATCGCACCTACGACTTCACGGGAACCGGCGCCGAACACGTGCACGTGCCGCGCAGCAGCGATCCGGGATCCGTGGCCGCCCTGCGGGAGGCCTGCAAGGACGCCGACCTCGTGCACGCGCACGGGCTGCACGCCTCCTTCCGCGCCGTGCTCGCTCTCAGCGGGCGGCGGACCCCGCTCGTCGTCACCTGGCACAACCGCGCGCAGGTCGAGGGCGCGCGGGCGCATCTGCTGCGTCTGCTGGAGCGGAGGGTGGTGAAGGCCGCCACGGTGGTCCTCGGCACCACCTCCGACCTCGTGGACCGGGCCCGCCGGACCGGAGCACGCGACGCACGGCTCGCCGCCGTCGCGATGCCGGGACCGCGCAGGTCCGCCGAGCAGGAGGACCCCGAGCGGATCGGTTCCAAGATCCGGGCCGAACTCGGCTCCACCGGACGCCCGTTGCTGATGGCCGTCGGCTCGCTCGACCGGCAACGCGGTTACGACACCCTGCTGGACGCCACGCGTACGTGGCGATGCCTCGACCCCGTCCCCCTCGTGGTGATCGCGGGGGAGGGCCCGTTGCGCGCCGATCTGCAGCGCCGTATCGAGGACGAAGGGCTGCCGGTCCGGCTCATCGGGCGGCGTGACGACATCACCGACCTGCTCGCGGCGGCCGAGCTCGCGCTGCTGCCCAGCAGTTGGGAATCGCGTTCCGTGCTCGCGCAGGAAGCCCTCCACGCGCGCGTGCCGCTCGTCGCGACCCGCGTCGGCGGCATCCCCGAACTCGTCGGCGACGCAGCCGAACTCGTCCCGTACGGCGACGCGGAGGCCCTCGCCGACGCCGTCGCCGGTCTCCTCGGGGATCCGGAACGCCGTGAGCTGCTCAGGGAGAAGGGCACCCGGCAGGTCGCGACCTGGCCGAGCGAGGACGAGACCGTGGCCCAAGTGCTGAGCGTCTACGACGAGTTGACCCAGCACCGGCCGTTCGTCTAG
- a CDS encoding PucR family transcriptional regulator has protein sequence MDSSTDSGAGSRFDTQGAGITVQRALELPGLRSGLPEVLAGADRLQRTVRWVHAGEVPNIASLLKGGELLLTTGYGLGTRPADQRAFVRTLAERGIAALVVELGPRFTRLPAALVDTARSAGLPLVQLHREVPFVAVTEEVHTEIVNGHYALLQQAEEVHRRCTEALLGGGGVPQVLGILADFSGNPVFLETTDGQLLYAAGAGPEGADPLQVWEGLRGQHKDAPPPSGSALVDVPGGGAGSGSVRARLVLLPVRAPLAPVHRIAAERAAGILAVVLMQARQEEELAARGRGDFLTDLAEGRIAAQDAPAQARVLGFKPGNGPLLPVVMRLGDTVSPGGGWAVLARAVAEELASVGVPVLLGVRPVEGRVPVLLGLRSESERSAVADRVAAALRAGVERAGMQRPGAQPPVVVVGVAGGWAAASAGMRHAAETATAAQGLSDRAWYDARRLDIDLLLWRLRDHPDLAAFVDRAIGPLRDHDNRSRPPLLPTLETYLAHAGRKAETARELHLNRQTLYNRLARIGELLGTDLDDPQTVLALSLALRARRHVS, from the coding sequence ATGGACAGCAGTACGGACAGCGGCGCGGGCAGCAGATTCGACACCCAGGGCGCGGGGATCACCGTTCAGCGGGCGCTGGAGCTGCCCGGCCTGCGCAGCGGGCTGCCGGAGGTCCTCGCGGGCGCCGACCGGCTGCAGCGCACCGTGCGCTGGGTGCACGCGGGTGAGGTGCCGAACATCGCCTCGCTGCTGAAGGGCGGCGAACTGCTGCTGACCACGGGGTACGGCCTCGGGACCCGGCCGGCCGACCAGCGGGCGTTCGTCCGCACCCTGGCCGAGCGGGGCATCGCGGCCCTCGTCGTGGAACTCGGCCCGCGCTTCACGCGCCTGCCCGCCGCGCTCGTCGACACGGCCCGCTCGGCGGGGCTCCCGCTGGTCCAGCTGCACCGCGAGGTGCCCTTCGTGGCGGTCACAGAGGAGGTCCACACCGAGATCGTCAACGGCCACTACGCGCTGCTGCAGCAGGCGGAGGAGGTGCACCGCCGGTGTACCGAGGCCCTGCTCGGCGGCGGCGGGGTGCCCCAGGTGCTGGGCATCCTGGCCGACTTCAGCGGCAACCCGGTCTTCCTGGAGACCACGGACGGGCAGCTGCTGTACGCGGCCGGCGCCGGTCCCGAGGGGGCCGACCCGCTCCAGGTGTGGGAGGGGCTGCGCGGCCAGCACAAGGACGCCCCGCCGCCGTCGGGGTCGGCCCTCGTGGACGTTCCCGGGGGCGGAGCGGGATCGGGGTCGGTACGGGCACGCCTGGTCCTCCTCCCCGTACGGGCCCCGCTGGCCCCGGTGCACCGGATCGCGGCCGAACGGGCCGCCGGCATCCTGGCCGTGGTCCTGATGCAGGCGCGCCAGGAGGAGGAGCTGGCGGCGCGGGGCCGCGGTGACTTCCTCACGGATCTCGCCGAGGGCCGTATCGCCGCGCAGGACGCGCCCGCGCAGGCGCGCGTGCTGGGCTTCAAGCCCGGCAACGGTCCGCTGTTGCCGGTCGTGATGCGGCTGGGCGACACCGTGTCGCCGGGCGGGGGCTGGGCGGTGCTGGCGCGCGCGGTCGCGGAGGAGCTGGCCTCGGTGGGGGTTCCGGTCCTGCTGGGTGTACGACCTGTCGAGGGTCGGGTCCCGGTGCTGCTGGGCCTGCGTTCGGAGTCGGAGCGGTCTGCGGTCGCGGACCGGGTCGCGGCGGCGCTGCGGGCGGGTGTGGAGCGGGCCGGGATGCAGCGGCCCGGGGCGCAGCCGCCGGTGGTGGTCGTCGGGGTGGCGGGCGGCTGGGCGGCGGCGTCGGCGGGAATGCGGCACGCGGCGGAGACGGCGACGGCGGCGCAGGGCCTGTCGGACCGGGCGTGGTACGACGCCCGCCGCCTGGACATCGACCTGCTCCTGTGGCGTCTGCGTGACCATCCGGACCTGGCTGCCTTCGTGGACCGTGCGATCGGCCCGCTGCGCGACCACGACAACCGCTCCCGGCCGCCCCTTCTGCCCACCCTGGAGACGTACTTGGCGCACGCGGGCCGCAAGGCGGAGACGGCCCGCGAGCTCCATCTCAACCGGCAGACCCTCTACAACCGCCTCGCCCGGATCGGCGAGTTGCTCGGCACGGACCTCGACGATCCGCAGACGGTGCTGGCGTTGAGCCTGGCTCTGCGCGCGCGCCGGCACGTCTCCTAG